CCATGAAGCCTACGGCCTACCTGGTCAACACCTCGCGCGCCGGCCTGGTGGACCAGGCCGCGCTGATGGACGCGCTGGTGAAGTTCCGCCTGGCTGGCGCGGGGCTGGACGTGTATCCCGACGAACCCCTGTCGCCGACCGATCCGGTGCGTGACCTGGACAACGTCATCCTGACGCCGCACCTGGGCTACGTCAGCCGCGAGAACTTCGAGGCTTTCTATCGCAACGCGCTGGAAGCGGTGCGGGCCTGGCGGGCGGGCGCGCCGGTGCGCGTGCTGAACGCCTGACAAGGCAGGGCGCTGCGCGCCATTGCGTGGCGCGGCAAGGCAAAAGGGGCTGCATGCGCAGCCCCTGTTTCATGTCCGTCGCCGCATCAGCTGCGGGAAAAGACGATCTTCTGTTCGGCAATGGCGCCGGGTTCCGCGGCTTGCGGCGTATCGCCGCAAGACGTGTCGGCCTCGTCCTCCGGATCCACCGTGTCGAACGCGGTATCGCCATTGGCATCGGGCACGCCCGTGGGCTTGAGCCCCGCGAAGTCGAACAGATCGCGGTCCATCAGATGCGAGGGCACCACGCGCGACAGCGCGTTGAACACGTTCCAGGAGCGGCCCGGATGCTTGCGGTCCCATTCCTGGATCATCCGGCCCACTTCCTTGCGCTTCAGGTTCTCCTGCGAGCCGCACAGGTTGCACGGGATGATGGGGAACTGCTTGAGCTCGGCGTAGGCGATCAGGTCGCTTTCCGGCACGTAGGCCAGCGGCCGGATCACCGTGTGGCGGCCGTCGTCCGAGACCAGCTTGGGCGGCATGCCCTTGGTCTTGCCGCCGTAGAACAGGTTCAGGAAGAAGGTGCCCAGGATGTCGTCGCGATGGTGGCCCAGCGCGATCTTGGTCGCGCCCAGCTCGCTGGCCACGCGGTACAGGATGCCCCGGCGCAGCCGCGAACAGAGCGAGCACATGGTCTTGCCCTCTTCCAGCACGCGCGTGACGATGGAATAGGTGTCCTGTGTCTCGATGTGGAAGGGCACGCCCAGCTCGGTCAGGTAGCGCGGCAGGATGTCGGCGGGAAAGCCCGGCTGCTTCTGGTCCAGGTTGACCGCGATCACCTCGAAGGGAAAGGGCGCGCGCTTCTTCAGCTGCAGCAGGATGTCGAGCAGCGCGTAGGAGTCCTTGCCGCCCGACAGGCAGACCATGACCTTGTCGCCGGCCTCGATCATGTTGTAGTCGGAGAGGGCGCGGGTGGTCTCGCGCGCCAGGCGCTTGGAGAGCTTGTTGCCTTCCAGGCGGGCCTTGTCGTGGCGACGGGACACCGCGGGCTGGTCTGCTTCGGCGGGGGCGGCCAGCGGCTCGGGGGGGGCGATGGAATTCATGTTCAACGCGAGATCTGGGTTTCCACGCCCACGGCGGCACAGTCCGAGAACGCCATGGGCTTGCTGATGCGCAGGCGCAGCGAGCGCACTTCCTGGAAGTCGGCCAGCAGGCGCGCGGCGACCTGTTCCACCAGCGTTTCGATCAGGTTCACATGCGCCTGCGTGCATTCCTCGACGATGGCCTCGCGCAGGCGGCGATAGTCCAGCACGCTGTGGATGTCGTGGTCGTCGACCGAGCGGGCGATGTCCACGTCGAACTCGGCGTCGACATGCAGGGGCTGGGTGGCGCGGCGCTCGTGCTCGAGGATGCCGATGCGGGCGTCGAGGGCGAGCCCGGTGAGGATGATGCGACGTGTGGGCATGATGAAAACCAGGAAGGGAATGCGGGAATTGTAGCGGCGGCGCGGGCGGCACCGCCGCGCTGGCTACAATCCATGCATGGCCCGGCGCTGTCAGGATGCGCCGCGGGCGATCAAGGGACGCAATGCAACAAGTTTACGATTCCGTCATTGTAGGCGGCGGGCCGGCGGGCGCCTCCTGCGCGCTGTGGCTGGCCCGGCTGGGCCTGTCGCCGCTGCTGGTCGAGGCCAGCGAGCGGCTGGGCGGGCTGGGCAACGACAATCCCTTCGCCGACGACTGGATCGCGGTGCTGCCGGGCGTGACCGGCCAGCAGGTCGCCGCCAATATCGATGCCAGCGTGCGCGCCGCCGGCGTGCCGCTGCGTCTGTCGACCCGGACCACGGACGTGCGTCCCTGCAAGGGCGGCATCGAGGCCACGCTGGCCGGCCCCGGGGGCGAAACCACGCGCGTGCGCGGCCGCACCCTGGTGATCGCCTCGGGCGTGCGCGCCAAGGGCCTGCCCGACCATCCGCCGGGCGCGTCCTGGCCCGGCGTGCTGATCGGCCCCGGCTCGCCCATCGTGGCGCAGGATTATTCCGGCCTGTCGGTGGCGGTGCTGGGCGGCGGCGACAACGCTTTCGAGAACTATGTCTACGTGCGCAACCGCGGCGCGCGCGCCGTGCATCTATATGCCCGCAGCGTGCGCGCGCAGCAGCAATGGGTGCAGCGCGCCGGCCGCGAGGGCGTGCGCATCGGCCCCTACCAGGTCGATCCCGCCGCGCGCAGCGTCGACGGCCGTCAGTACGACCTGATCCTGGTGTTCTACGGC
The Achromobacter sp. AONIH1 DNA segment above includes these coding regions:
- the ttcA gene encoding tRNA 2-thiocytidine(32) synthetase TtcA: MNSIAPPEPLAAPAEADQPAVSRRHDKARLEGNKLSKRLARETTRALSDYNMIEAGDKVMVCLSGGKDSYALLDILLQLKKRAPFPFEVIAVNLDQKQPGFPADILPRYLTELGVPFHIETQDTYSIVTRVLEEGKTMCSLCSRLRRGILYRVASELGATKIALGHHRDDILGTFFLNLFYGGKTKGMPPKLVSDDGRHTVIRPLAYVPESDLIAYAELKQFPIIPCNLCGSQENLKRKEVGRMIQEWDRKHPGRSWNVFNALSRVVPSHLMDRDLFDFAGLKPTGVPDANGDTAFDTVDPEDEADTSCGDTPQAAEPGAIAEQKIVFSRS
- the folB gene encoding dihydroneopterin aldolase; translated protein: MPTRRIILTGLALDARIGILEHERRATQPLHVDAEFDVDIARSVDDHDIHSVLDYRRLREAIVEECTQAHVNLIETLVEQVAARLLADFQEVRSLRLRISKPMAFSDCAAVGVETQISR
- a CDS encoding NAD(P)/FAD-dependent oxidoreductase, whose amino-acid sequence is MQQVYDSVIVGGGPAGASCALWLARLGLSPLLVEASERLGGLGNDNPFADDWIAVLPGVTGQQVAANIDASVRAAGVPLRLSTRTTDVRPCKGGIEATLAGPGGETTRVRGRTLVIASGVRAKGLPDHPPGASWPGVLIGPGSPIVAQDYSGLSVAVLGGGDNAFENYVYVRNRGARAVHLYARSVRAQQQWVQRAGREGVRIGPYQVDPAARSVDGRQYDLILVFYGWEPQAGFADDLRLARDERGYIRTDFATAETSVPDIYAIGEVAHRMHPCVVTSMADGVVAAKAIQRRWERAGE